The Haloplanus sp. GDY1 genomic sequence AGGCGGCCGTCCGAGAGGCGTACGCGACGATCGTAGAGAACGTCGCCGACCACGACCCCGCGGCCGACGTCGAGGGCGTCCTCGTCCAGCCACAGGTCGACGAGGGGGTCGAGGCGCTCGTCGGCGTCTCCGAGGAGCCGGGCTTCGGCTCCGTCGTGACCGTCGGCGCGGGCGGCACGCTCGTCGAGGTGCTGGACGACGCCGCGGTTCGCGTCCCGCCGCTCTCGGCGGCCGACGCGCGAAGCGCCGTCGCCTCGACGGCGCTCGCGGACCTCCTCGACGGACACCGCGGCCGGGGCGCGGCCGACGCGGAGGCGCTCGTCTCGCTCGTCCAGCGGGTCGGGCGACTCGCGGCCGACGTCGACGACCTGTCGGCGCTCGACCTCAACCCCGTCGTCGTCCACGAGGACGGGATCAGCGTCGTCGACGTCCTGGCCCGGACCGGGTGATCGGCCCGCGCGTTCGGCGACCGGACCCCACAGGCTGATGTGGGTCGACGCGGTAGGGGCGCCCATCCATGATCGAGCCACCGAACGCGGAACGACTCGCGGACATCAACGACGCGTCGATCGAGGCGTTTCCCGATCTGGTCTTGCTCGAACAGACGCGCGACCAGCCACGGGTGGAGGACGTCCGGGCGGCGACGAGCGCGGCGGTCGAGGACGTCCTCGCCGCCTCGACGCTCGACGAGGGCGCGGAGGTCGGCATCACCGCCGGCTCCCGCGGCATCCACGACATGCCGACGATCCTCGACGCCGCCGTCGACCGCCTGCAGGCGGCCGGCCACGAGCCGTTCGTCCTGCCGGCGATGGGGAGCCACGGGGGCGCGACGGCACAGGGGCAACTCGACGTTCTCGAGAGCCTCGGCATCACCGAGGAGTCGATGGGCTGTGAGATCCGCTCCTCGCTCGCGGTCGAGGAGGTGGGGCAGGACTCGGCGGGGCGGCCGGTGTACGCCGCCGAGGACGCCCTCGACGCCGACGGCGTGTTGCTGGCGAACCGGGTCAAACTCCACACGGACTTCCACGGCGCGGTCGAGAGCGGCCTCAGCAAGATGGCGGTCATCGGCCTCGGGAAGCAACGCGGCGCCGACGTGACCCACCGGGCGGGGCTCGACGAGGGACTCGACGTCGCCATCCCGGAGCGGGCGGGGATCCTCTTCGAGGAGACGCCGATCGTCGGCGGGATCGCCATGTACGAGAACGCGGCCGACCGCGCGGCCCACGTCGAGGGCGTCCCCGTCGACGACATCGCCGACCGGGAGCCCGAACTGTTGGCGGCGTCCGAGGAACTGTTCCCCCGCCTGCCGGTCGAGGACCTCGACCTGCTGATCGTCGAGGAGATCGGCAAGAACATCTCCGGGACGGGGATGGACACGAACGTGATCGGGCGGATGGACTACCTCGACCAACCGGAGTTCGACACGCCGAACTACGACCGCATCTACGTCCGCGGCATCACCCCGGAGTCCCACCACAACGCCATCGGCATGGGCCTCGCGGACTTCATCCACGGCGACGTCGTCCCGGAGATCGACCTGACGGACACCTACATCAACGGCGTGACCGGCGGCGAACCGGCGCGTGCCCGCCTGCCGGTGATCGCCCCGACCGACGAGGTGGCGCTCCTGTTGACCCTCTCGTCGGTCGGCCGGGGGTCGCCGGCGGACCTCCGGATCGGCTACGTCGAGAACACGCTGGAACTCGACCGGTTCGCCGTGTCCGCGAACGTCGCCGCGGAGTTGACCGACCGCGACGACGTCGAGGCGGTGCGGGAGGTCCCGCTCCGGGTCCGCGACGGCGACTTCGCGTTCGACCCCTTCTCGTAGCGGGGATCCGCCGCCGCGACGCGATGGCTATTTGAACGGCGGTTGCGAAGCGTTCGCGTATGCCGGACACGACCCAGGCGGAGGAGGTCAGATCGAACTGGTGGATGGCACACGCGGCGGCGGTCGTCTGGCTACTGCTCCTGTACGTGCTCGTCCTCGTCCAGGCGTTCGTCCTGGACGTCTCCCAGGCCGCGGCGCTGCTCGCCATCCAGGGGTGGCTGTTCGTCTACCTCATCTTCTCGATCGCGGCGATGTTCGGGTTCTACTACGACGCGGTCGAGATCGCCGACGCCGGCCGCGACTGGGAGCCGTACTGGTGGCTCTACGTCGCCGCCTCGTTCGTCTGTACGCCCTCCTTTACCTCCTTCGTCTACCTCGTCCAGCGGGGCCGGCACATCGGCATCTACGCCCTCGGGCGCAAGTTCGGCCCGACCGTGTGACGACCACACGGGGGGACGAAAGGTTGAACTGGACACCCGTTCACCCCATCTTATGAAGGCGATCCGGCAGACCGACACGGAGTACGGGGCGCTCTCGGTCGACACCGTCGCGGTTCCCGACGTGGCCGACGACGAGGCGCTCGTCCGGGTCCACAGCGCCGGCCTCTGCGGGAGCGACGCCCACGCCTACGAGTTCGTCCCGGGGTACGAGTGGGTCGACGTGCCCCGGATCATGGGCCACGAGTACGCCGGCCGCGTCGTCGAGGTGGGTGCCGACGTCGACTCGGTCGCCGTGGGCGACGACGTCGTCGAACGCCCCATCCACGAGTGTGGCCACTGCTATCAGTGCCGGAACGACGAGTACAACGTCTGTCGCAACTTCGAGGTGACGGGGTTCCACCACGACGGCGCCTACGGCGAGTACACGGCCGTCCGCGCGGAGTACCTGCTGGAGGTGCCGTCGTCGATCCCGCTGGAACACGCCGCCATCACCGAGCCGACGAGCATCGCCACGCGGGCCGTCCTCGACACGGCCGACGTCGAACCGGGGACGACGGTCCTCGTCGAGGGGCCGGGACCCATCGGGATGCTGTGTGCGGTCATCGCCGACGCCGTCGGCGGGGACGTGACCGTCTCGGGGCTGGAGCGCGACGCCGAGTTCCGACTGCCGCTGGCCGCGTCGCAGGGGCTCAAGACGGTGAACGTCGAGGCGGCGGATCTGGGGGCGTACGCGGACGACCACACCGACGGCGGCGGGTTCGACGTCGTCTTCGACACCACGGGCCACCACAGCGGCCTCGAAACCGCCGTCGAGCAGGTCCGCCGCGGCGGGCAGGTGATCCCCGTGGGCCTGCCCGCGGAGTCGTCGGAACTGTTCCTGACGCCGCTGGTTCGCGGCGAGGTGCGGGTCGACCCCTCCTACGGCGCGATGCGGCACAACTTCGCCCAGGCGCTCCGCCTCATGGAGTCGGGGATCGTCGACACGGACGCGCTGATCGACGACTCCTACGCGGTCGACGCGCCCGAAACCGCCTTCGAGGACTTCCTGGCGGGGCGGACGCTGAAACCCGTCTTCCGGTTCTGGGACGAGAGCGCCTGAGATCAGGCGCCCGGATCGACGAGTTCGATCGGGTGACGCGGCGCCGGCGCGAGCAGGGAGTCGAGTTGCTCCAGACAGGAGGTGCCGCTGGCGACGACGGTCCGCTCGTCGGCCGCGTCCGCGAACTGGTCGGCGAGGGTCTCGCCGACGTCCATGCTGAGTTCGTAGAACTCCGTCTTGTACCCGAAGCTCCCCGCCATGCCGCAACACTCCACGTCCGAGGTCAACACGTCGTAGCCGAGTCGGTCGAGGACGGCCTCGGTGTACGGTTCGAGGCCGAGCGTCCGCTGCTGGCAGTGGCTGTGGTAGGCGACGCCGTCGCCGTCGCCGGCGGTCAGGACGGACTCGTCGGCGCCGTTCTCCAGCAGGCCGTAGACGTACTCGAACAGTTCGAAGCTGTTGTCCGACAGCGTCCGGTGGACGTCCTCGTCGACGAGGCGTTCGTACTCCCGGTCGAACATCGCGAGGTCGCTCGGCTCGACGACGACGACGTCGTACCCCCGGTCGACGTAGTCACCGAGCGTCTCGCCGACGGCCTCGGCCTTCCGCTCGGCCGTGTCGATCATCCCCTGTGACAGCGGGGCGCGGCCGGACCCGCCGACGTCGGGCACGACCACCTCACAGCCGAGGGCTTCGAGGACGCGAACCGCCGCCTTGCCGCGACTCGTCTGGACGTGGTTGGTGTACACGTCGGGGTAGAGCGCGACCCGCCGGCGCGGATCGGTGACCGCGGCCTCCCGGTCGCTCGCCCAGTCGCGGAGCGTGGTCCGCTCGAAGGAGGGGAGGTCCCGCCGGGCGTCGATGCCGAGGAGCGACTCCATGGCGGCCCGGACCGGGCCGGCGGAGGCGACGGCGTTCGAGAGGGGGGCGGTGGCGCTGCCAAGTTTGGCGGCCGTCTCGAAGTTGCCGAAAAAGCGCTTGCGCAGCGGCGTCCCCGCCGTCTCCTCGTCGGGTACGAGGCCGTCGACCAGCAGGTCCTCGAACCCGGGATCTTTCCCCCGGTTGATGCGGTCCCGGACGACCGTGTTGATCCACGGGATGTCGATCTTCACCGGGCAGGCGTTGACACACCGCGAACAGCCGGTACAGAGGTCGTTGAACTCCTCGGCGGTGTCCAGCCCCTCGACGCCGGCCTCCCAGCCGGTGGCGATGCCGCCGGTGTAAGTCTCGCCGCCGAAGGCGTGCCCGCCGACGGACTGGAAGTTGGCACAGGAGTTCGCACAGGCGCCACACCGGATGCAGTACAGCGTCTCCCGCAGGTCGTCGTCGTCGCGCATCTCGCGGCGGCCGTTGTCGACGAGCACCAGGTGGAACTCGCGGTCGGCGTCGCTCCCGCCGAAGCCGGCTTCATCGGGGGCGTCGAAGTCGACCGTCGGCGTGTCGACGGGCGGCGTCAGGATCGAGAGGTACTGCGGGATGTGCTGTCCGGTCGCCGCCCGGGAGATGAGTTCCGCGAAGGGGTGGAGGTCGCCGACGCTCGGGATGATCTTCTCGAGGCCGGCCACCGCGACGTGCGTATCGGGGACCGAGGCGCACTTCCGGGCGTTGCCCTCGTTGGTGACGAGCGCGATGGAGCCGCTGTCGGCCAGCACGAAGTTCGCCCCCGTGATCCCGACGTCGGCGTCCTCGATCCGCTCGCCGAGGTAGTCCCGGGCGAACGCGGTCAGCTTCTCGGCCGTGTCGAGCCGCTCGTCGGTGTCGAACTCTCGTTCGAACAGCTCCGTGACGTCCTCGCGGGTCCGGTGGAGCGACGGCCCGACGATGTGCGACGGCCCCTCCTCCGCGATCTGGACGACGAACTCGCCGAGGTCGGTCTCCCAGACGTCGACCCCCGAGGCGTCGAGCGCCTCGTTCAGCTCGATCTCCTCGGTCGTCATGGACTTCGACTTCACGACGCTCTCGGCGTCGTCCTCGTCCACGACGTCCCTGACGTACCGCCGCGCGTCGGCGGCGTCGTCGGCGACGTACACCGTCCCGCCGTTGTCCTCGACGGCGGCGGTCGTCCGCTCGACGAGCTCCGGCAGTCGCTCGATGGCGTCCTCCTTGACCTGCCGCGCCTCGGATCGGTACCGTTCGTGGGTCTCCGAGCCCACCTCCTCGATCCGCTCGTAGCGCTCCTCGTTGAAGTGGCGCGTGTTCTCCTTGATGCCGTCGCCCTCGGTGCGCAGGAGTTCGCGGATGGCGTCGGCGTCGAGTTCGTCGGTCTTACTCATCGTCGGCGAGGACGAGGACGTGGACGTCTTCCGGGCCGTGCACTCCCTCGACGAGGGCGCCCATGTCGCCGGTGGCGCTCGCGCCGGTCGCGAGGACGAACGACCGCTCCCCGTCGTCGAACCGGTCGTCGAGCCAGTCGAAGGCGGCTTCGAGGTCGGGTCGCAGGTCCCGCTCCCTGACGACGACCACGTGGGTCTCGGGGTGGAGCGAGACGAGTTCGTCCCCCGCCGCTCGCGACTGGATGGCGACGGTCCCGAGCGACGCGACGCCGAGTCGCGCCGCGGTCACGCCGGTCTTCGCCTCGCGGAGCTGGGTCGGCGTCGGGTTCAGCGTCACGGGGGCGTCGTCGAGGTCCACGGCGTCGAACGGGAGCGCGGCCCCGACCGCGGGTCGGTCGACGACGTCCGCGAGCGTCGAGGCGAATTCCTCGGGCGTGGTCACCGTCGATTCGGTGTCGGACCGTGAGAGTGACTGCTGGAACTCCGCTACGGAACTCATACACGGGTCAAGGGCGAGGGGTCGAATAAAACCGTGTGGTCCCGCCTCGGGGTGTCAGTCGTCCATCCGGGGGGTGCGCTCCATCTCGAAGCGGTCGTAGAGGTCGCGCAACGCGAGCAGCGCCTCGTCGCGACGCTCGTAGACCGCCTCGGGGTCGGCGTCGGTCCAGTCGTAGACCCCCTCGCCCGTCTTCAGGCCGTAGTCCTCCTCGGCGACCCGTTCGGCGAGGGACCGGTTCGGGGCGGTTCCCCGGTCCAGTTCGGGGAGGAGGTACTCCACGACGTCGTGGTGGACGTCGAGTCCGGAGTGGTCCGCCTTCTCGAACATCCCGAGGAGGGGGAGGCGAAAGCCGAAGCCGGCCTTGATCGCCCGGTCGATGGCCTCGGGGCTGGCGACTCCCCGGTCGAGCAAGGAGAAGGCCTCGTACGCCATCGCCATCTGCAGTCGGTTGCCGATGAAGCCCGGGACGTCCTTCTCGACGCGGACGGGCGTCTTCCCGAGTCGCTCGAAGAACTCGTAGGTGGCCTCGATCACGGCGTCGCTCGTCTCCGCACCGCGAACGACCTCGACGAGGGGGACGACATGGGGCGGGTTGAACCAGTGGGTGCCGACGACCCGCTCCGGGCGGTCCGTCGCCGACGCGATCTCGGTGATCGAGAGCCCCGACGTGTTCGACGCGAGGACGGCGTCGGGGTCGGCGAGGGCCGACAGTTCCCCGAAGACCTCCCGCTTGACGTCGAGGTCCTCGACGACCGCCTCGGTGACGAAGTCCGCGCCCTCCACGGCGGCCGAGAGGGAGGTCGTCCGGTCGATCCGGGCCGCGGCGGCGTCGGCCGCCGCGGCGTCGAGTTCGCCGGCCGCCACGTAGGTGTCGAGGACCGAGCGCACCCGGGACTCGCTCTCGGCGAGCGTCGCCTCGTCGACGTCGTAGAGGCTGACCTGGCGGCCGTCGAGCGCGAACGCGAGCGCGATGCCGTGGCCCATGACGCCGGCGCCGACGACGGTCAGGCGGTCGAAGTCGTCGGGGGTCACGGGCGGTCACCCCCCAGGGTCGCTCGCCCGCCGTCGTCGGTCGGTGCTCCGCCCACGCTCGCCGCGGGACCGCGGTCCGCGGTCGCTCCGTCGACACGTGTCATACCCGGACGAACGGGGGCCGGCGGTATATACTTGGGAGTCGTCGCCCGACCGGGGACGACTTCCAAGTCTTTTTGAGCCGACACGGCGACGGGGATGGCATGGCAACCGATCCCGAGACGGGTATCGAGCGTCTGCGCGCGGGAGAACCGGTCGCGGCGGGCTGGATCACGATGATGCACCCCGCCGTCGCGGAGATCACGGCGGACACCGGCTACCGCCTCGCGTTCGTCGACACCGAGCACACCACGGCGTCCCTGAGCGACGTCGAGACGATGGTGCGCGCCCTCGAAACGGGGGGCGACACCGACGCGGTCGTGCGGGTTCCCTCGGACGACCCGACCTACCTGAAGCGGGTCCTCGACGTGGGCGTCGACGGCGTGATGGTGCCGATGATCGAGACGGCGGCCGAGGCCGAGGGCGTGGTGGACGCGACCCGGTATCCGCCGGCGGGGAGCCGCGGCACCGGGGCGGCCCGCGCCCAGTCCTACGGCGCCGACATGGCCGAGTACGTCGACACGGCCGACGAACGGCTGCTCCGGATCGTCCAGATCGAGACGCCGCGGGCCGTCGAGAACGCCGCCGACATCGCCGCGGTCGACGGGATCGACGCGCTGTTCGTCGGACCCGTCGACCTCTCGACCGGGCTCGGCGACCTGGGCAACACGGAGAGCGAGGCGTTCGTCGACGCCGTCGAGACGGTCCTCGACGCCGCCGAGGCGGCGGGCAAGCCGGTCGGGACGCTCGCCACCAGCGAGGCCGACATCGAGTACTACGAGGAACTCGGGTTCGACTGGCAGATCGTCGGCGTCGACGTCCTGTTGCTCCGCGAGCGGACGAGCGAGGTGCGCTCGACCTACGCGGACCTCGTGAGCGAGTGAGCGAGGGGGCTCAGCCCAGACTGAACGGGTCCGAGACGTCGCCCGACTGGTCGTACCAGACCGACTTGGTCTGGACGTACTCGTCGAGGGCCTCGGCGCCGTTCTCGCGGCCGATGCCGCTGTCCTTGTAGCCACCGAACGGCACCTTGTGGGAGACCGCCCGGTACTCGTTGACCCAGACCATGCCGGCGTCGATGCGCTCGACCAGCCGGTTGGCCTGTCGCATGTCCTCGGTCCAGACGCCCGCCGCCAGCCCGTAGTCGGTGTCGTTCGCGAGGTCGACGACCTCGTCCTCGTCGGCGAAGGGGATCACGCTGGCCACGGGGCCGAAGATCTCCTCCCGTGCGACGGTCATGTCGTTGTCCACGTCGACGAGGACGGTCGGTTCGATGAAACACTCGCCGGGGAGGTCGTCGGGGCGGTCGCCGCCGAAGGCGACCGTCGCCCCCTCCTCCGCCCCGCGTTCGACGTACGAGCGAACCGTCTCCCACTGGTCGCGGAAGGCGACCGGACCCATCTGCGTCTCGGGGTCGAGCGGGTTGCCGAGGGTGACGTCGGCCGCGCGCTCGGTGAAGGCGTCGACGAACTCGTCGTGGATCGACTCGTGGACGAACACCCGCGACCCGGCGACGCAGGTCTGCCCGGTCGCCGCGAAGATGCCCTTGACGACGCCGTTGACCGCGTTCTCCAGGTCCGCGCTCTCGAAGACGATGTTCGGGCTCTTGCCCCCGAGTTCGAGCGTGACGGGGATCAGCCGCTCGCCCGCCGCGCTCGCGATGTCGCGGCCCACGGTCGTACTCCCGGTGAAGGCGAGTTTGTCGACGCCCTCGTGGTCGACCAGGGCCGCGCCGGCCTCGGTGCCGTGGCCCGGAACGACGTTGTAGACGCCGTCGGGGAGGTCGGTGTGTTGGGCGACGAGTTCGGCGAAGCGGAGGGCGCTCACCGGCGTCTCCTCGCTCGGCTTGTGGACGAAGGTGTTCCCGGCCGCGAGGGCGGGGGCGAGTTTCCACGTGGTGAGCATCAGCGGGGAGTTCCAGGGAGTGATCGCCCCGACGACGCCGAGCGGTTCCTTCCGCGTGTACGCGAGCATCCCCCCCGTCTCCGATTTGTTCTCGACGGGGATCGTCCGGCCACCGAGGTCCTCCGCCAGCCCCCCGTAGTACCGATACCAGTCGCTCAGGCTCTCCATCTGGCCGCGCATCTCTCGGACGAGTTTGCCGTTCTGTCGGGTCTCGAGTTCGGCGAGTTCCTCGGTGTGGGCGTCGATCGCATCCGCGATCTGATCGAGGACGCGCCGGCGCTCGCTCCCGCCGAACTCGCTCCACGGCCCCTCGAAGGCGTCGCGGGCGGCCGCGACCGCTCGGTCCACGTCGGTCGCCGTGCCGCGGGGCACCGTCGCCCACACCGTCCCGTCGTACGGGAACGACACGTCGATCCGGTCGCCGGACGCGCCGGGCCGGAACGCCCCGTCCACGAACAGGTCGTACTCGTAGTCGTCGTCGGTCTGACTCATCGGGTGGGGAGTCGCCCCCCTGCGTGCATAAATACACCGCCGACGAACCCCACGACCCCCGAAGCGGCCGGTCGCCGGGCGGCCACGCGGGGCGACACAGCGTTCGGTCATGCGGGAAGTATAATATCCCAATAATATAATCGGATACAAGGTGTGCAAGGGGACGGAGAGCGCGACGGAAACCGGAGATGGAAGCCCGATATCCCGAATATTCCCGCGTCACAGCCCGCAGCGGGTCTTCACGCATTGTTTAACTAATCCCTCTGACAATACCGAGAGACGAGGAGCGTCCGTGGCGTGGGGGATCGAACGAACCAGAAAAATAACAGAAGTATGCATGTTAGTTTATTCGCGTCGCGGGGGCGAGACGGCGAACGTAGGGCACGGTGGCTCGCCCTCGCCCGCTCGCGAACGCGCCTGAATAGCCGTTCACGTGTGCTGAACCCCTTGGACGACCAGGGTCGGCGGGCCGACGGTCGGAGCGATCCACGGTCGTCGATTGCCGACCGGCGATCCCGCCCCACAGGTGGCACGGCTCCCGGGAACCGACCTGGGTACCCCCGGCGAACGCCGTTCGTCGCCGCGGCCGCGACCGTCTCACGGGGTCGATCGGAGAGCCATTCCGTTCATCACTGGTGAACATTCTCCACAGAGCCCGGAGCTTCGTTTCGGAGCGGCACAAATATGGCTCCTGTTCGATCTGAATGGACCAGGGTTCATATATAGTGAACAAACATCTTAATTAGCGTGGGCGGCGAAGGGCGAAAGCGAATGACGACCGAATCCCCAAACGCGGTGAAAGCAACCGAGACGAGCCTCCTCATACTCGAGACGCTGAAGGACCTCGACGGGGCCGGAGTCACCGAGGTGGCGACGGAACTCGACATTCCCAAGAGCACGGTTCACAACCACCTGTCGACGCTCCACAACGCGCGATACATCATCAAGAAGGACGGGAAGTACTACGTCGGCCTCCGGTTCCTGGAGTTCGGCGAGCACACGCGGAACCGAAAGCGGATCTACGAGGCCGCTCGGCCGGAGATCGAGAACCTCGCGGAGAAGACGGGCGAACTGGCGAACCTCGCCGTCGAGGAGCACGGGCAGGGCGTCTATCTCTACCAGTCGAAGGGCCAACAATCGGTGAGCACGGACGTCTACGCCGGGATGCGTTCGAACCTCCACTGTACCGCCCTCGGCAAGGCCATCCTCTCCGAGTATCCGCGCGAGCGCGTCGACAACATCCTCGACCGGCACGGACTCCCGGAGCGGACGAAGAACACGATCACGGATCGCGACGCCCTCTACGAGGAACTCGACGAGGTCAAGGAGCGAGGGTACGCCTACGACAT encodes the following:
- a CDS encoding 3-hydroxyacyl-CoA dehydrogenase family protein; its protein translation is MTPDDFDRLTVVGAGVMGHGIALAFALDGRQVSLYDVDEATLAESESRVRSVLDTYVAAGELDAAAADAAAARIDRTTSLSAAVEGADFVTEAVVEDLDVKREVFGELSALADPDAVLASNTSGLSITEIASATDRPERVVGTHWFNPPHVVPLVEVVRGAETSDAVIEATYEFFERLGKTPVRVEKDVPGFIGNRLQMAMAYEAFSLLDRGVASPEAIDRAIKAGFGFRLPLLGMFEKADHSGLDVHHDVVEYLLPELDRGTAPNRSLAERVAEEDYGLKTGEGVYDWTDADPEAVYERRDEALLALRDLYDRFEMERTPRMDD
- a CDS encoding aldehyde dehydrogenase gives rise to the protein MSQTDDDYEYDLFVDGAFRPGASGDRIDVSFPYDGTVWATVPRGTATDVDRAVAAARDAFEGPWSEFGGSERRRVLDQIADAIDAHTEELAELETRQNGKLVREMRGQMESLSDWYRYYGGLAEDLGGRTIPVENKSETGGMLAYTRKEPLGVVGAITPWNSPLMLTTWKLAPALAAGNTFVHKPSEETPVSALRFAELVAQHTDLPDGVYNVVPGHGTEAGAALVDHEGVDKLAFTGSTTVGRDIASAAGERLIPVTLELGGKSPNIVFESADLENAVNGVVKGIFAATGQTCVAGSRVFVHESIHDEFVDAFTERAADVTLGNPLDPETQMGPVAFRDQWETVRSYVERGAEEGATVAFGGDRPDDLPGECFIEPTVLVDVDNDMTVAREEIFGPVASVIPFADEDEVVDLANDTDYGLAAGVWTEDMRQANRLVERIDAGMVWVNEYRAVSHKVPFGGYKDSGIGRENGAEALDEYVQTKSVWYDQSGDVSDPFSLG
- a CDS encoding LUD domain-containing protein, yielding MSSVAEFQQSLSRSDTESTVTTPEEFASTLADVVDRPAVGAALPFDAVDLDDAPVTLNPTPTQLREAKTGVTAARLGVASLGTVAIQSRAAGDELVSLHPETHVVVVRERDLRPDLEAAFDWLDDRFDDGERSFVLATGASATGDMGALVEGVHGPEDVHVLVLADDE
- a CDS encoding zinc-dependent alcohol dehydrogenase; protein product: MKAIRQTDTEYGALSVDTVAVPDVADDEALVRVHSAGLCGSDAHAYEFVPGYEWVDVPRIMGHEYAGRVVEVGADVDSVAVGDDVVERPIHECGHCYQCRNDEYNVCRNFEVTGFHHDGAYGEYTAVRAEYLLEVPSSIPLEHAAITEPTSIATRAVLDTADVEPGTTVLVEGPGPIGMLCAVIADAVGGDVTVSGLERDAEFRLPLAASQGLKTVNVEAADLGAYADDHTDGGGFDVVFDTTGHHSGLETAVEQVRRGGQVIPVGLPAESSELFLTPLVRGEVRVDPSYGAMRHNFAQALRLMESGIVDTDALIDDSYAVDAPETAFEDFLAGRTLKPVFRFWDESA
- a CDS encoding HpcH/HpaI aldolase family protein, which codes for MATDPETGIERLRAGEPVAAGWITMMHPAVAEITADTGYRLAFVDTEHTTASLSDVETMVRALETGGDTDAVVRVPSDDPTYLKRVLDVGVDGVMVPMIETAAEAEGVVDATRYPPAGSRGTGAARAQSYGADMAEYVDTADERLLRIVQIETPRAVENAADIAAVDGIDALFVGPVDLSTGLGDLGNTESEAFVDAVETVLDAAEAAGKPVGTLATSEADIEYYEELGFDWQIVGVDVLLLRERTSEVRSTYADLVSE
- a CDS encoding DUF362 domain-containing protein; its protein translation is MIEPPNAERLADINDASIEAFPDLVLLEQTRDQPRVEDVRAATSAAVEDVLAASTLDEGAEVGITAGSRGIHDMPTILDAAVDRLQAAGHEPFVLPAMGSHGGATAQGQLDVLESLGITEESMGCEIRSSLAVEEVGQDSAGRPVYAAEDALDADGVLLANRVKLHTDFHGAVESGLSKMAVIGLGKQRGADVTHRAGLDEGLDVAIPERAGILFEETPIVGGIAMYENAADRAAHVEGVPVDDIADREPELLAASEELFPRLPVEDLDLLIVEEIGKNISGTGMDTNVIGRMDYLDQPEFDTPNYDRIYVRGITPESHHNAIGMGLADFIHGDVVPEIDLTDTYINGVTGGEPARARLPVIAPTDEVALLLTLSSVGRGSPADLRIGYVENTLELDRFAVSANVAAELTDRDDVEAVREVPLRVRDGDFAFDPFS
- a CDS encoding LUD domain-containing protein — encoded protein: MSKTDELDADAIRELLRTEGDGIKENTRHFNEERYERIEEVGSETHERYRSEARQVKEDAIERLPELVERTTAAVEDNGGTVYVADDAADARRYVRDVVDEDDAESVVKSKSMTTEEIELNEALDASGVDVWETDLGEFVVQIAEEGPSHIVGPSLHRTREDVTELFEREFDTDERLDTAEKLTAFARDYLGERIEDADVGITGANFVLADSGSIALVTNEGNARKCASVPDTHVAVAGLEKIIPSVGDLHPFAELISRAATGQHIPQYLSILTPPVDTPTVDFDAPDEAGFGGSDADREFHLVLVDNGRREMRDDDDLRETLYCIRCGACANSCANFQSVGGHAFGGETYTGGIATGWEAGVEGLDTAEEFNDLCTGCSRCVNACPVKIDIPWINTVVRDRINRGKDPGFEDLLVDGLVPDEETAGTPLRKRFFGNFETAAKLGSATAPLSNAVASAGPVRAAMESLLGIDARRDLPSFERTTLRDWASDREAAVTDPRRRVALYPDVYTNHVQTSRGKAAVRVLEALGCEVVVPDVGGSGRAPLSQGMIDTAERKAEAVGETLGDYVDRGYDVVVVEPSDLAMFDREYERLVDEDVHRTLSDNSFELFEYVYGLLENGADESVLTAGDGDGVAYHSHCQQRTLGLEPYTEAVLDRLGYDVLTSDVECCGMAGSFGYKTEFYELSMDVGETLADQFADAADERTVVASGTSCLEQLDSLLAPAPRHPIELVDPGA
- a CDS encoding IclR family transcriptional regulator; translation: MTTESPNAVKATETSLLILETLKDLDGAGVTEVATELDIPKSTVHNHLSTLHNARYIIKKDGKYYVGLRFLEFGEHTRNRKRIYEAARPEIENLAEKTGELANLAVEEHGQGVYLYQSKGQQSVSTDVYAGMRSNLHCTALGKAILSEYPRERVDNILDRHGLPERTKNTITDRDALYEELDEVKERGYAYDIEERLRGLRCVAAPITTNDQVYGAISVSGPTNRMQTERFHEEIPEMLLNAENVIELDVTFS